A stretch of the Flavobacterium sp. 5 genome encodes the following:
- a CDS encoding SDR family NAD(P)-dependent oxidoreductase: MKKVWFITGSARGLGRDLAEAVLENGDNVVATARDINQLNDLKDRFKDKIFPITLEVTNYEQVNLAVHEAVQHFGRIDVLVNNAGFGIIGAAEGYTNEQVRSQLETNLYAPIEITRAVLPYMRKQGSGRILQISSIGGRVGNPGLTMYQAAKFGLSGFSEALAKEVAPLGIFVTSVEPGGFRTDWGGASMSYAAEIEGYGMVKQRTDFFKGGKFIAVGNPEKAAKVMVDLASNPNPPVHLVLGSEAIGILKNADQNRTEEMEKWIDVSLSTDHDDVGSFFDTAQGKWYTNNGKK, encoded by the coding sequence ATGAAAAAAGTATGGTTTATTACAGGAAGTGCCCGTGGATTAGGTCGTGATTTAGCGGAAGCAGTATTAGAAAACGGTGATAATGTAGTCGCAACCGCACGAGATATTAATCAATTGAATGATTTGAAAGATCGTTTTAAAGATAAGATTTTTCCAATTACACTTGAAGTTACTAATTATGAACAAGTCAATCTCGCAGTTCATGAGGCAGTACAACATTTTGGAAGAATAGACGTATTGGTAAACAATGCTGGATTTGGAATCATTGGTGCGGCTGAAGGGTATACTAATGAGCAGGTTCGGAGTCAGCTGGAAACTAATTTATATGCACCAATTGAAATTACACGTGCAGTATTGCCTTATATGCGTAAACAGGGGTCAGGAAGGATTTTGCAAATCAGTTCTATTGGTGGACGCGTTGGTAATCCAGGCCTAACGATGTATCAGGCGGCAAAATTTGGCTTAAGCGGATTTTCCGAAGCTTTGGCAAAAGAAGTTGCCCCATTAGGAATATTCGTAACCAGTGTTGAACCAGGCGGTTTCCGTACGGATTGGGGTGGCGCTTCAATGTCATATGCAGCAGAAATAGAAGGCTATGGAATGGTAAAACAGCGTACTGATTTTTTCAAAGGAGGAAAATTTATTGCGGTTGGAAATCCTGAAAAAGCAGCGAAAGTGATGGTAGATTTAGCTTCTAATCCAAATCCACCAGTGCATTTAGTATTAGGTAGTGAAGCAATTGGTATTTTAAAAAATGCTGATCAGAACCGAACAGAAGAAATGGAAAAATGGATAGATGTCAGCTTATCTACAGATCATGATGATGTTGGAAGTTTTTTTGATACAGCACAAGGAAAATGGTATACCAATAATGGCAAAAAATAA